A genome region from Primulina eburnea isolate SZY01 chromosome 9, ASM2296580v1, whole genome shotgun sequence includes the following:
- the LOC140841459 gene encoding uncharacterized protein isoform X2 codes for MARAVVVKTRVKALMEEEMLNEQGSTEQSNVSDTGFRKNDSQKGSRVKKNHRRKNKAYSSYSGNMEVSKFDAEICLMREESCEPQLQNSSDILDLEMTMEELASWINERNTKCTNRDLCSEPHNPAGQTVVVGENIVAAIKALVEQRLNDCINLGEEGKCCSKELMDTFGSNEGLFLKLLHDPNSALVQLIQSLKVARFEEDQKLGSVTESHVSEEKPTNLKDDGFSSRKQHHFFRRRSKSLDSFTSERDEEIVISRPGSKGLQSPDTVARYSPHSPCNFVNNPHNERNRSQFSFSEIKRRLKNAMGKERHGISYDGIIHGSCSKQQNRNNIEDKDQVVENFGWKSPNRNHFYSERFENPSTILKRGEQASKSRDKGLKAVKEICQYPNFGESNIYIEAKKHLCEMQNNVDVNADSTSRQLPKSLGGTLCLPENNSSPFCIPRKHVDDIFITALIRLSPHGIVKNNVSTLAQENHITRASLDRQNYENMSYPLYDKVLSSNIIVPCGEDHENSSEIQSCTEHNTILEVPSYSSKLLGIEEMNESRPDEAGEIISVSSELPSNANLIDNQNGDIQEVDGEESSSLCLKDSSLGSKSDLFREDQLLSSPALPPVHSPGARETKDSEDAINNTDRTSPISVLEPLFTDDDISPASTSQPVGKGIEPRQVHFEEQSCASEQEGTCMKISLEDEESAFEYVEAVLLGSGLNWDEFLLRWFSLIEFLDPSLFDEVELFSSRPRHDQKLLFDCSNVVLKEVCEAHFECWTGISSVSHNILPVPTGMDLINEVWKRVEWHLLRSPVPHSLDQLVKTDMEKFGKQLSNRSDIELTGYDMGETIFDELVEDTVLTFLNDTIIDDDS; via the exons ATGGCAAGGGCTGTTGTTGTCAAGACTAGAGTGAAGGCACTTATGGAAGAGGAAATGTTGAACGAGCAAGGTTCAACAGAGCAGTCAAATGTCTCCGATACAGGTTTCAGGAAAAACGATTCGCAAAAAGGATCTCGAGTAAAAAAGAATCACAGGCGAAAAAACAAAGCTTACAGTAGTTACTCAGGCAATATGGAAGTTTCCAAGTTCGATGCTGAAATTTGCTTGATGCGTGAAGAATCTTGTGAACCCCAATTGCAAAACTCGTCGGACATTCTTGATCTTGAAATGACTATGGAAGAGTTAGCATCCTGGATTAACGAGAGAAACACAAAGTGCACGAACCGTGATTTATGTAGTGAACCTCATAATCCAGCTGGTCAGACTGTCGTGGTTGGAGAGAATATAGTTGCAGCGATAAAGGCACTTGTAGAACAGAGACTAAATGACTGTATAAATTTAGGGGAAGAAGGGAAATGTTGTTCAAAAGAATTGATGGATACCTTCGGTTCAAATGAGGGATTGTTCTTAAAACTGCTACATGATCCAAACTCTGCTCTGGTTCAGCTCATACAGAGTTTAAAAGTTGCTCGGTTCGAAGAAGACCAAAAGCTTGGTTCGGTGACTGAATCCCATGTGTCTGAAGAGAAGCCAACAAACTTAAAAGATGATGGATTTAGTAGCCGTAAACAGCACCACTTCTTCCGCCGAAGGAGCAAATCTCTGGATAGCTTCACTTCTGAAAGAGATGAGGAAATTGTAATCTCAAGGCCTGGATCTAAAGGGTTACAGAGCCCTGATACTGTTGCCAGATATTCACCACATTCACCATGTAATTTTGTTAATAATCCACACAACGAGAGAAATAGGTCCCAGTTTTCTTTCAGTGAAATTAAAAGAAGGCTTAAGAATGCAATGGGAAAAGAGAGACATGGAATTTCTTATGATGGTATTATCCACGGATCTTGTTCTAAGCAACAAAATAGGAACAATATTGAGGATAAAGATCAAGTGGTAGAAAATTTTGGCTGGAAATCTCCTAACAGGAACCATTTCTActctgaaagatttgagaaTCCATCTACCATTCTTAAGAGAGGTGAACAAGCCAGCAAATCAAGAGATAAAGGTTTGAAAGCTGTGAAGGAAATATGCCAATATCCGAATTTTGGGGAATCTAACATCTATATTGAAGCTAAGAAGCATCTCTGTGAGATGCAGAATAATGTAGATGTAAATGCAGATTCAACGAGTCGGCAGCTGCCCAAATCCTTAGGTGGGACTCTTTGTCTACCTGAAAATAATAGTTCCCCTTTCTGCATCCCGAGAAAACATGTAGATGACATCTTCATAACTGCCCTGATTAGATTATCTCCGCATGGCATAGTTAAAAACAATGTTAGTACGTTAGCGCAAGAAAATCACATCACTCGAGCAAGTCTGGATAGGCAAAACTATGAGAATATGTCATATCCCCTCTATGACAAAGTGCTATCTTCCAATATCATTGTTCCCTGCGGAGAGGATCATGAAAATTCCTCAGAAATTCAATCCTGTACAGAGCATAACACTATTCTCGAAG TTCCTAGTTATTCTTCAAAACTTTTGGGGATTGAAGAAATGAATGAATCAAGGCCTGATGAAGCGGGTGAAATTATTAGTGTTTCTAGCGAGTTACCCAGCAATGCAAACCTAATTGATAATCAGAATGGAGACATCCAGGAAGTCGACGGTGAAGAAAGTTCTTCCCTATGCCTGAAAGATTCTAGCCTAGGATCCAAATCG GATTTATTTAGAGAGGATCAATTATTGTCTTCTCCAGCATTACCCCCTGTGCATTCTCCAGGAGCCAGGGAAACCAAAGATTCTGAGGATGCAATTAACAATACAGATCGAACCAGTCCCATATCTGTTCTCGAGCCATTATTCACAGATGATGATATCAGTCCTGCAAGCACATCTCAACCAG TTGGAAAAGGCATTGAACCTCGACAAGTCCATTTCGAAGAGCAATCTTGTGCAAGTGAACAAGAAGGAACTTGTATGAAAATTTCGCTTGAGGATGAAGAATCAGCATTTGAATATGTGGAAGCTGTGTTGCTTGGTTCTGGATTGAACTGGGATGAATTTCTTTTAAGATGGTTCTCTCTCATTGAATTTCTCGATCCTTCATTGTTTGATGAAGTTGAGTTATTTTCTAGCCGACCACGGCACGATCAAAAGCTTCTTTTTGATTGTTCTAATGTAGTTCTAAAGGAAGTGTGTGAGGCACATTTCGAGTGCTGGACTGGAATATCAAGTGTTTCACATAATATTCTGCCAGTTCCAACAGGGATGGATCTAATTAACGAGGTATGGAAACGAGTCGAATGGCATCTCTTACGGTCTCCTGTGCCTCATTCTCTGGATCAGCTTGTCAAAACCGACATGGAAAAATTTGGAAAACAGCTAAGCAACCGGTCAGATATTGAGCTAACCGGTTATGATATGGGGGAAACCATTTTTGATGAACTGGTGGAAGATACTGTTCTGACCTTCCTAAATGATACTATCATAGACGATGATTCATGA
- the LOC140841459 gene encoding uncharacterized protein isoform X1 — translation MAKRSKRRPSRGERNQASCIWGLINVFRFGHGRSTHRLLGNRMRASKQCVVAPSNAKRILSGHTEKSEVVSDVEEKKMARAVVVKTRVKALMEEEMLNEQGSTEQSNVSDTGFRKNDSQKGSRVKKNHRRKNKAYSSYSGNMEVSKFDAEICLMREESCEPQLQNSSDILDLEMTMEELASWINERNTKCTNRDLCSEPHNPAGQTVVVGENIVAAIKALVEQRLNDCINLGEEGKCCSKELMDTFGSNEGLFLKLLHDPNSALVQLIQSLKVARFEEDQKLGSVTESHVSEEKPTNLKDDGFSSRKQHHFFRRRSKSLDSFTSERDEEIVISRPGSKGLQSPDTVARYSPHSPCNFVNNPHNERNRSQFSFSEIKRRLKNAMGKERHGISYDGIIHGSCSKQQNRNNIEDKDQVVENFGWKSPNRNHFYSERFENPSTILKRGEQASKSRDKGLKAVKEICQYPNFGESNIYIEAKKHLCEMQNNVDVNADSTSRQLPKSLGGTLCLPENNSSPFCIPRKHVDDIFITALIRLSPHGIVKNNVSTLAQENHITRASLDRQNYENMSYPLYDKVLSSNIIVPCGEDHENSSEIQSCTEHNTILEVPSYSSKLLGIEEMNESRPDEAGEIISVSSELPSNANLIDNQNGDIQEVDGEESSSLCLKDSSLGSKSDLFREDQLLSSPALPPVHSPGARETKDSEDAINNTDRTSPISVLEPLFTDDDISPASTSQPVGKGIEPRQVHFEEQSCASEQEGTCMKISLEDEESAFEYVEAVLLGSGLNWDEFLLRWFSLIEFLDPSLFDEVELFSSRPRHDQKLLFDCSNVVLKEVCEAHFECWTGISSVSHNILPVPTGMDLINEVWKRVEWHLLRSPVPHSLDQLVKTDMEKFGKQLSNRSDIELTGYDMGETIFDELVEDTVLTFLNDTIIDDDS, via the exons ATGGCTAAGAGATCAAAAAGACGCCCTTCACGGGGTGAAAGGAATCAAGCAAGTTGTATATGGGGTTTGATTAACGTATTTAGATTCGGTCATGGCCGTTCCACCCATAGATTGCTTGGAAATAGAATGCGAGCAAGCAAGCAATGTGTTG TTGCTCCTTCGAATGCCAAAAGAATTCTATCTGGCCATACTGAAAAATCTGAAGTAGTTTCT GATGTTGAAGAAAAGAAGATGGCAAGGGCTGTTGTTGTCAAGACTAGAGTGAAGGCACTTATGGAAGAGGAAATGTTGAACGAGCAAGGTTCAACAGAGCAGTCAAATGTCTCCGATACAGGTTTCAGGAAAAACGATTCGCAAAAAGGATCTCGAGTAAAAAAGAATCACAGGCGAAAAAACAAAGCTTACAGTAGTTACTCAGGCAATATGGAAGTTTCCAAGTTCGATGCTGAAATTTGCTTGATGCGTGAAGAATCTTGTGAACCCCAATTGCAAAACTCGTCGGACATTCTTGATCTTGAAATGACTATGGAAGAGTTAGCATCCTGGATTAACGAGAGAAACACAAAGTGCACGAACCGTGATTTATGTAGTGAACCTCATAATCCAGCTGGTCAGACTGTCGTGGTTGGAGAGAATATAGTTGCAGCGATAAAGGCACTTGTAGAACAGAGACTAAATGACTGTATAAATTTAGGGGAAGAAGGGAAATGTTGTTCAAAAGAATTGATGGATACCTTCGGTTCAAATGAGGGATTGTTCTTAAAACTGCTACATGATCCAAACTCTGCTCTGGTTCAGCTCATACAGAGTTTAAAAGTTGCTCGGTTCGAAGAAGACCAAAAGCTTGGTTCGGTGACTGAATCCCATGTGTCTGAAGAGAAGCCAACAAACTTAAAAGATGATGGATTTAGTAGCCGTAAACAGCACCACTTCTTCCGCCGAAGGAGCAAATCTCTGGATAGCTTCACTTCTGAAAGAGATGAGGAAATTGTAATCTCAAGGCCTGGATCTAAAGGGTTACAGAGCCCTGATACTGTTGCCAGATATTCACCACATTCACCATGTAATTTTGTTAATAATCCACACAACGAGAGAAATAGGTCCCAGTTTTCTTTCAGTGAAATTAAAAGAAGGCTTAAGAATGCAATGGGAAAAGAGAGACATGGAATTTCTTATGATGGTATTATCCACGGATCTTGTTCTAAGCAACAAAATAGGAACAATATTGAGGATAAAGATCAAGTGGTAGAAAATTTTGGCTGGAAATCTCCTAACAGGAACCATTTCTActctgaaagatttgagaaTCCATCTACCATTCTTAAGAGAGGTGAACAAGCCAGCAAATCAAGAGATAAAGGTTTGAAAGCTGTGAAGGAAATATGCCAATATCCGAATTTTGGGGAATCTAACATCTATATTGAAGCTAAGAAGCATCTCTGTGAGATGCAGAATAATGTAGATGTAAATGCAGATTCAACGAGTCGGCAGCTGCCCAAATCCTTAGGTGGGACTCTTTGTCTACCTGAAAATAATAGTTCCCCTTTCTGCATCCCGAGAAAACATGTAGATGACATCTTCATAACTGCCCTGATTAGATTATCTCCGCATGGCATAGTTAAAAACAATGTTAGTACGTTAGCGCAAGAAAATCACATCACTCGAGCAAGTCTGGATAGGCAAAACTATGAGAATATGTCATATCCCCTCTATGACAAAGTGCTATCTTCCAATATCATTGTTCCCTGCGGAGAGGATCATGAAAATTCCTCAGAAATTCAATCCTGTACAGAGCATAACACTATTCTCGAAG TTCCTAGTTATTCTTCAAAACTTTTGGGGATTGAAGAAATGAATGAATCAAGGCCTGATGAAGCGGGTGAAATTATTAGTGTTTCTAGCGAGTTACCCAGCAATGCAAACCTAATTGATAATCAGAATGGAGACATCCAGGAAGTCGACGGTGAAGAAAGTTCTTCCCTATGCCTGAAAGATTCTAGCCTAGGATCCAAATCG GATTTATTTAGAGAGGATCAATTATTGTCTTCTCCAGCATTACCCCCTGTGCATTCTCCAGGAGCCAGGGAAACCAAAGATTCTGAGGATGCAATTAACAATACAGATCGAACCAGTCCCATATCTGTTCTCGAGCCATTATTCACAGATGATGATATCAGTCCTGCAAGCACATCTCAACCAG TTGGAAAAGGCATTGAACCTCGACAAGTCCATTTCGAAGAGCAATCTTGTGCAAGTGAACAAGAAGGAACTTGTATGAAAATTTCGCTTGAGGATGAAGAATCAGCATTTGAATATGTGGAAGCTGTGTTGCTTGGTTCTGGATTGAACTGGGATGAATTTCTTTTAAGATGGTTCTCTCTCATTGAATTTCTCGATCCTTCATTGTTTGATGAAGTTGAGTTATTTTCTAGCCGACCACGGCACGATCAAAAGCTTCTTTTTGATTGTTCTAATGTAGTTCTAAAGGAAGTGTGTGAGGCACATTTCGAGTGCTGGACTGGAATATCAAGTGTTTCACATAATATTCTGCCAGTTCCAACAGGGATGGATCTAATTAACGAGGTATGGAAACGAGTCGAATGGCATCTCTTACGGTCTCCTGTGCCTCATTCTCTGGATCAGCTTGTCAAAACCGACATGGAAAAATTTGGAAAACAGCTAAGCAACCGGTCAGATATTGAGCTAACCGGTTATGATATGGGGGAAACCATTTTTGATGAACTGGTGGAAGATACTGTTCTGACCTTCCTAAATGATACTATCATAGACGATGATTCATGA